One genomic window of Vibrio parahaemolyticus includes the following:
- the dnaJ gene encoding molecular chaperone DnaJ gives MSKRDFYEVLGVSRDASERDIKKAYKRLAMKFHPDRNQGDESAADKFKEVKEAYEVLTDSQKKAAYDQYGHAAFEQGGGGFGGGFGGGGADFGDIFGDVFGDIFGGGRRGGGGHRAQRGADLRYNMELTLEEAVRGVTKEIEVPTLVHCDSCDGSGAKKGSSAETCGTCHGHGQVQMRQGFFAVQQTCPTCHGKGKIIKDPCNECHGQGRKQKTKTLNVKIPAGVDTGDRIRLSGEGEAGEMGAPSGDLYVQVHVKEHHIFERDGNNLYCEVPVSFAMAALGGEVEVPTLDGRVSLKVPSETQTGRMFRMRGKGVKGVRGGGIGDLIVKLVVETPVNLSARQKELLKEFEESCGGEAATKHKPKSEGFFNGVKKFFDDLTS, from the coding sequence ATGTCAAAACGTGATTTTTACGAAGTATTAGGCGTAAGCCGTGATGCCTCAGAGCGTGATATCAAAAAGGCGTACAAGCGCCTAGCGATGAAATTCCACCCAGACAGAAACCAGGGTGATGAGTCTGCGGCGGACAAGTTTAAAGAAGTAAAAGAAGCGTACGAAGTTCTAACCGACTCTCAGAAAAAAGCGGCTTATGACCAATATGGCCATGCTGCTTTTGAACAAGGTGGCGGTGGTTTCGGCGGCGGCTTTGGTGGAGGCGGTGCTGACTTCGGCGACATCTTTGGTGATGTGTTTGGCGATATCTTCGGTGGCGGTCGCCGTGGTGGCGGTGGTCATCGCGCGCAACGTGGCGCCGACTTACGTTACAACATGGAGCTAACGCTAGAAGAAGCCGTTCGTGGTGTAACTAAAGAGATTGAAGTTCCGACACTGGTTCACTGTGACTCTTGTGACGGTAGCGGTGCGAAGAAAGGCTCATCAGCGGAAACATGTGGTACCTGCCATGGCCATGGCCAAGTGCAAATGCGTCAAGGTTTCTTCGCTGTTCAGCAAACCTGTCCTACCTGTCATGGTAAAGGTAAGATCATTAAAGACCCTTGTAATGAGTGTCATGGTCAAGGTCGCAAGCAAAAAACGAAAACACTTAACGTTAAAATCCCAGCTGGCGTGGATACCGGCGATCGCATTCGTCTATCTGGCGAAGGCGAAGCGGGAGAAATGGGTGCACCATCAGGTGATCTATACGTACAAGTACACGTGAAAGAGCACCACATTTTCGAGCGTGACGGCAACAACCTCTATTGTGAAGTGCCAGTAAGCTTTGCTATGGCTGCACTCGGCGGCGAAGTTGAAGTTCCAACACTTGATGGACGAGTAAGCCTAAAAGTGCCTTCAGAAACACAAACTGGCCGTATGTTCCGTATGCGCGGTAAAGGTGTGAAAGGCGTCCGTGGCGGTGGTATTGGTGACTTGATCGTTAAATTGGTTGTAGAAACGCCAGTTAACTTAAGCGCTCGCCAAAAAGAACTGTTGAAAGAGTTTGAAGAGTCTTGTGGCGGTGAAGCTGCAACTAAACACAAACCAAAATCTGAAGGCTTCTTCAATGGTGTGAAGAAGTTCTTTGATGATTTAACCAGCTAA